The following is a genomic window from Chitinophaga caseinilytica.
GAACGCCAGCACGCTCAGGATGATGATCTGCTTGGGGAAACCCTCCGCCAGCGGAGCCCCCGGCTGCCGCAACGTGCGCTGCAGCCGCAGACAATAGTAGTTATGCATGAACGTAGTGGCATACATCAATATCATCATCAACGCCGGTATCGACGGGCTGAACAATGCCGAAATCAACACGAAAACCGCCAGCAGGCTCACTGAGATCAGGTTGCCCCAGGTCAAAAACCGAAATAGTCCGAACAGAAGATTCATCCCTTTGCACTTTTTTTAGTCTATGCAAACCTACGAATTTACCTTTTAACACAAACGGCGTGCTGTAAGTGCCGAATCTTCGATAAATTTATCCATCTAAATCTGCAAGCATATGCTATTTATCAACACCTCCGCCAGGCGGATGACGGCCGGGATCCTCCTGGCCCTGTCGGCCGCGGGGCCCGTTGCCGCCCAGAAAGTGCCGGCATTCGATAATTCTTCCATCGACCGAAATATCAAACCCTGCCACGATTTCGACGGATTCGTCAACAACGGCTGGAAGAAAAACAATCCCATCCCCGGCACCGAGAGCCGCTGGGGCGCCGGTGGCATCCTCGATAAGGAAAACAAGGAAGTCCGCCTCAAAGGCATCATCCAGTCCATCGCCGGCCGAACCGGCCTGGCCAAAGGAACGGAAGAACAACAGATCGCCGATTACTACGCCTCCTTCCTCGACACCGTCACCATCGAAAAACGCGGCATCACACCCCTCGCCAAATGGATCGGCAAGATCAACAACATCAAAACGCTGGCCGACTGGGCCACCGTTGTGGGAGAGCTCCAGAACATGGGCGTGAGCACCTGGGCCGGGTTCAGCGTGGACGCCGATATGAAAGACAGTAAAGTGAATGCGGTATACGGCGGGCAAGACGGCCTCAGCCTCGGCGAACGCTCCTACTACGAACGTACCGACGAAAGCACCCAGAACGTCCGGAAGGAATTCGTGGGCCACGTCAACAAAATGTTCGCCCTCGCGGGTTTCCCGGAAAAAGACCCCGGGCAGACGATCCTCGCTTTCGAAACGAAGCTCGCCCTGCTGCAGCTCACCAACGTGCAGCTCCGCGACCCGGTGAAAACCTATAACAAAATAGCTTTCAACGAACTGCGGACCCTCGCGCCGGAATTCGACTGGGGCGGGTTTACGAACGTGCAGATGATCAGGACGGATACCCTCGTGCTGCAGAACAAGGAATACATCACCAACGGCGCCAAACTCCTAAAATCCACGCCGCTGGCCACCCTCAAAACCTGGACGAAGTTCCAGCTGCTGAGCACTTTCGCCGGATATCTGCCGAAGAAATTCGATGACGAGAATTTCCGCTTCTTCGCCACGGTGATGACCGGCCGTAAAATGCAGCGCCCTCGTATCGACCGCGCCATCCGCTCTACCGACGGCGTGCTGGGAATGCCGCTGGGCAAGCTTTTCGCGAAACAGTATTTCCCCGAATCCAGCAAACAGAAAGTGTCGGAAATGATCGAAAACGTGCGCACCGTGTATGGCGAACGCATCGACCAGCTCACCTGGATGAGCCCCGAAACCAAGCTGATGGCCCACAAAAAACTGAAAGCCTTCACCTATAAGATCGGCTATCCCGACAACTGGAAAGATTATTCTTCGATCGATATCCAACGCGGCAAACTGGTGGAAAACATCATCAATGCCACCCAGTTCAAGCACGACGAAACGATCAAAAAGATCGGCAAGCCGGTGGATAAATCCGAATGGCTCATGACGCCGCAGACCGTAAACGCTTACTACAACCCGCTGAACAACGAAGTGGTGTTCCCCGCGGGCATCCTGCAGCCGCCATTCTTCAATCCCGATGCAGACGATGCCATCAACTACGGCGGCATCATCGCCGTGATCGGCCACGAGTTCACGCATGGTTTCGACGACCAGGGCTCGCAGTTCGATGCAGACGGGAATTTGCAGAACTGGTGGACGGAAGCCGACCGTAAGAATTTCGACGGACTGGCAAAACGTTACATCGAATACTTCGGCAAGCTGGAAGCTTTGCCTGGCTTCAAGATCAATGGTGAGCTGACGATCGGCGAAAACATCGCAGACCTCGGCGGGCTCACGCTGGCCTATTATGCATTGAAAAAATCTTTCGAAGGAAAGGCGGAACCCGCGCCCATCGATGGTTTTAGCTGGCAGCAACGATTCTTCCTCGGCTGGGGGCAGGTTTGGCACATGAACATCACAGATGCCGCACTGCGCAACCAGATACAGACCGATCCGCATAGCCCGGCGAAGTTCCGTGTGAACGGGCCGATGCCGCACCTGGCAGAATTCCAGAGCGCCTGGAAATGCAGCGAAGGCGATGCCATGACATTGCCTCCCGCACAGCGCGTCGTGATTTGGTAATCAAGATAAACGTACAGCGTACATCAACGGCCAGGATCGATTCCTGGCCGTTTTTTTATGGTATTTTGACGATGATGACGCATCTGAAGAATAATTATGTCAAAATATTGATAGATATCCCATAAGTGAGGTCAAATTGTTACCCCCGCGTGCGTAGTTCTACGTTCCGGATTTTCGGTATTAATACGCTTTCCTGACTATCTGGAATTCGTGACATTTGTGATGGAATTCATTGGTCTGTAGCCCATTTGCCAAGACCATCGGCCTGTCCACCGTTGTAACCCCAATCCCCCTGGAGGCCGGTGCAGGTTACCGTACTACCTGTGCCGGCGCCAACGGTCTTAACCCCTTTCCCATTTTTATTTATTGTTAATCGCTTTCGAGAGTATGTTCCCGACCGAGGGGAACGTTTTTCCGGGCGCGCAAATACTATCAGTAACCGGCAATTAACTGTTAACGCGGGGTCGCGGGCTTTGCTATACTTGTAATAAATTCTGAGGTTATGAAAACGGATATGAAAAAAGCAGTGATGCTGGCCGCGATGGCGATGGGGACGATGAGCGCCGCCGCGCAGCAGCCCGGCGAATTGTGGGGGAAGAATGCCGATGCGGGGAAAAGCGCCAAAACGAAGTGGTTCACCGAAGCTAAATTCGGGCTCTTCCTGCATTGGGGGCCTTATTCGCACTTCGGCGGAGAAATCCGCGGGAAGCGGTATTACGGCATCACGGAATGGATCATGCAGCGCGATAAAACGCCCGCCAACGAATATACACAACTGGCGAAGGGCTTCAATCCCTCTGAATTCAACGCGGAAGAATGGGTGAACATCGCCAAAGCGGCCGGTGTGAAGTACATCGTTATCACGTCCAAGCACCACGACGGCTTCGCCATGTTCGATTCCAAATATTCGGATTTCGATATCGTGGAAGCCACGCCCTTCAAGCGCGATCCTCTCAAAGAACTGGCGGCCGCCTGCAAAAAGGCCGGTATCAAGCTCGGGTTTTACTATTCGCAGTTCCAGGACTGGCACGAACCTAACGGCGGCGGCAATGGGTGGGACTTCGATAACAAAACCAAAGACTACGCATCTTATTACCGCAATAAATCACTGCCCCAGATCACCGAGTTGCTGAGCAATTACGGCGAACTGGGCATCATCTGGTTCGATACGCCGGGGAATATGAGCAAAGAAGAATCCGCGGAGTTCATGGAAAAAGTGCATCGCCTGCAACCCAATTGCCTGGTGAGTAGTCGCGTAGGGAACGGCCTGGGCGATTTCAAGGATTTCGGCGACGGCGAAGTGCCGCCCGGTGTGGTGAAAGGCGCGTGGGAAGCGATTTTCACGCACAACGACAGTTGGGGATATTCCAGCTTCGACCAGAATTTCAAATCGCCCCGCGAGATCATCCGCCTGCTGGCGGAAGTGGCGTCGAAAGGCGGGAACCTCATGATGAACATCGGGCCAGACGGGAAGGGGAAGATTCCCGGCCCTTCCGAACAATATTTCCGCGAAACGGGCCGCTGGCTGCAGAAGAACGGCGAAGCGATCTATGGCACCACGTTCTCGCCCATCGCGGAGCAGCCCTGGGGCGTGATGACGAGCCGCCCGGGGAAACTGTACCTCCATGTGCTCGACCGGCCGCATAACGGGAAAATCCTCGTGCCCGCGTTCACCGGTAAAGCCCTCAAAGCCCGGCTGCTCGACGGTGGCAAGCCCATTGGCTTCAAACAATCCGGCGAAGATGTGTGGCTCACATTGCCCGCTTCGCTGCCCGATGCGCGAAATTCCGTGATCGTGCTGGATTATAGCGGAGCGCTGGAGGAAAGGCACGCCATTCCGCTGGTAGCCGGCGCGCAATACGAAAGCATCGCTTTGCCGGCGGAACGCGCGGCTGTGCATGGTTCCGCGGTAGTGACCCGGTTTACGCACAGTTATTATTTCGGCGACTGGAAGCACGCGGTTTGCGCGGCCGGTATGCGCCGTCCGGAAGACAGCATCAGCTACCGTTTGCGTTTTACGGAACCGGGCGATTACAAGATCACCTTGCAATATGCCGCGGATACATCGCACGAAAAGAGGGAAGGTGTCGTGGAAATGCAGCCTGATGGCGGCGCGCAGCAGGATTTTCGGTTCCAGGTGTTGTTGACGGGGAAATACGATTCCCACAAGCCGCTGCTATTCATCGACCAGACGATCGCGGTGGTAAGCGTGAAATCTCCCGGCGAGTGGAGCCTCCGCATCCGGCCGGATGCAGCAGGGAACGAGCTGTTCCGGTTGAAACAGGTGAAAGTGGAGCCGTTACGATAATCTTTTTGCCGGCCGGTCGCAGTACCGGCCGGTTTCATTTTGTGCCGGTCAGTCAACCGCCAGACCGATCTTTCCATATGCGTCCAGGCGGAGTTTCATAAAGAACGGTACGGAGCATGCGGAAGCTTACTTCTTCGTCGCCTGCGGCTGGAACACGACGGTGAGGAGGCCGAGGGAAATGTAGATGATCCCGGAGATGTAGGCTTCCAGGCGGCGGTACCAGGTGTTTTGCTTCATGTATTTACCGAGGCGGCCAGCGGCGAGGGCATAGGAGCCGTCTGTCAGAAACGCCAGTAAAGTGAACAGCAGCCCGAAGAACAACACCTGCAGCGCCACGTTGCCATTTTCCGGGCGAACGAATTGCGGGAGGAAAGCGAAGAAGAACAGGGCGCATTTGGGATTGAGGACGTTCACGATCATGCCTTGCCAGAAAATAGCGGACAGCGGCTGCGGCGGAGGCGCTTCCGGCCGGGCGGTCTGCTTCCGCGCATCGGCGATCTTTTTAACGCCGAGGTATACGAGATAGGCGGCGCCGAGATATTTCAGCAGGGAGAAAGCCATGGCGGAAGCCATCAGCAAGGCAGAAACCCCGAGAGACGCGGCGGCCGCATGCACGAGGGTGCCGGCCTGGATGCCGCAAACGGACACAAGCCCGGCTTTGGTACCTTGTTCCGTACTCCGCGTGATAACATACAGCACGGCGGGGCCGGGAATGATGAGCAAAATAACGGCGGCGGTGATGAATGCCAGGAGGGTAGTTACGTCGGGCATGGTAGTCAGGTTTACAATAAATTTACGCTTAATTCATTCTCAGTTTGGAAAATTCTAAATTATTCCTATTTTTGCAACCCCGCAAGGGAACGGTGAGGTGCCTGAGAGGCCGAAAGGACCGGTTTGCTAAACCGGCGTACGGGTCAAACTGTACCGAGGGTTCGAATCCCTCCCTCACCGCAAACTCAACCAGATTTGACTGGAGAGTGTTTGAAGGCTCGGGATGTAGCGTAGCCCGGTTATCGCGCCTGCTTTGGGAGCAGGAGGTCGCAAGTTCGAATCTTGCCATCCCGACAAGTTTGAATTTGCCTTCGCAGTCAAATTCAACGATTTTAAAAACCTGTCAATCGGCAGGTTTTTTTGTTTTAATATAACCCGATCTCTTTTTACCGATATTTAACTTCCAATTAAATCCATCCCTTACCAATCATGCTTTTCACAACCCGATACGATCTGGCCTGGCTCATCGCCCAAACCCAATCCGGCGCCGCTTTGAAATACATTTATTTCTGGGGCAACACTGAAAAAAGCGGCGAACTTTCGAAAGCCTGCTTTAGCCAATGGTACAACGCTCCCTTTACCGTAGACGGCATCGGGTACAAAACCGCCGAACACTGGATGATGGCCAAAAAAGCACTGCTTTTCGGAGACACTGAAGTGTTTGATCAGATCATTCAAAGCGTAAAACCCGCAGAAGCAAAAGCCCTCGGCCGGAAAGTGCGGAATTATTCCGAAGCCACCTGGCTGCAACACCGGTACGCCATCGTGGTGGAAGGGAATATCCACAAGTTCGGCCAGCACCCCGCGCTGCGGGAATTCCTGCTCAACTCGGGAGACCGTGTGATCGTGGAAGCCAGTCCGGTAGACGCGATCTGGGGCATTGGGATGGCGCAAGACCATCAGCACATCGCCGACCCGGAACAATGGCGTGGACTGAACCTGTTGGGATTTGCGCTCATGGAAGCGAGGGATTTTCTCAAACAACTTTAACCTCACTCCCCATCCGGCACAAACGCTACTCCATCGATCTCCACGAGATAATCCGGATGCGCCTTAATGTTCCGCATGCAGTCCGATCCGATTGCCTTCCGTGTCCCTGATCACTGCGATGTAACCCGCCTTGATGAGGTGCCTTGGTGTAACGATCGTTCCGCCGGCAGGCACTACCCGGTTCAGTACGGATTGTATCTCCGGATAGGCGTTGAGGTAAATGAGCGTGCCGGTTTCGCCGGGTTTGGCCTGTGGCGATTTGGTGAGCACGCCCGTTACGCGGCCTGATGTGGCTTGTACTACGTTCGGGTCTGAAGGGAAGAAGGTCAGCTCTTCATTGTCGCCCGCCTGTACCGTCCGCATTTCGATGTCGAGGATGGTTTCGTAGAATTTTTTGGCCCGTGGGGTATCGGAAACGGGGATTTCGAACCAGGTGATGACGTTGGTTTCCGCGTCGATTTTTCTCGGTTTTTGCATAAAGACTGGTTTTGGAGGATGTGATGCAAATATGTTGCCAGCCGTTTCGCGCATATGCAATTTTACCTTGCATGAAATATTGTTGTTCAATTGCGCGATCCATCAAATAACGGGCATGACAGGTTTGCCTTTTCGTTAATCCCGGATGGGCCACTTCGTATAGAATCCCGTCAGCTTGTATTCCTGGCCAACTTTCCCGAAAATGAACGCGAAATAAGTATCCGAGCTGCCGTCTTTTTCGGGGAATTGATGATAGACTTCGTAAAGCGGAGCAGAGCTGTCGAGCCCTGCGCGGAGGCGGCTGTAGTAATCGTCCTCGCTACCCACGGCGATCTCGCGGACTTCTTCCCCATTTACATTTTCGAGCGCGGATTTGATCTCGGGGCTGAAGATGTTGTCTTTGTATTTCGGGAACCGTTTTTCGGTCAGTTTTCCGGAAATCGTGTCTGGCATGGCGTTGCGGAGATCTTCATCGCTCCATTTGGGGGCCGTTTGCAGCGGGAACCGGATCATCTTTTCCAGCGTGGCGTGGTCGCCGGCGGTGGCGGCGGTGCGGAAAGCCGCGAGGGTGGTACGGAACAGCTGTTCGTTGGTACTGGATTGCTGTTTCGGGCCGCCGCCGGGCATTTGCGCGAGCGTATCTTCCATTGCCGGAACGGCGGACTGGGAAGTTTGCTTCGGTTCCGGTTGACCGCAAGCCGCCATGGCAGCGCAAGCGAAAATGGCTATCGGTAAGTTTTTCATGCGGATATGGGTTTGATGCTTCCCTTACCGCCGCAAATTCGGTGCCTCATGCGGCCGGCCTGCCTTCACGACGAGCTTCCAGCGGAGGGTTTTCACTTCATTTTCGCCCCAAACAGCCACGAGCGGAGCCGTAATGTCTTCCGCGGGATGCCGGCCATGGTCGGCGATGTAGCGTTGCGTGGCCGACCAGGTGTCGAACAGCCCGAACAGATCGCTGCGGGAGAAAGATTTTTCCACATAGAAATCGGGAGCGGCGATCAGCGGGAAGGGAAACGGGATATCCGCGTACCCTTTTTCGATCATGCGGTTTTCCGGCAGCCAGTAACTGCCGAGCGGGCCTTCGTGCAGCTGAAGTACCAGCGCGTCGATCTCCGGTGAAATCTCCGGCAGGCCGTACGTCCATGCGGCGAAGAGCCCCCGGGCCGCAAAACCCTCGCCACTTCCCGGAAATAATCTTCGAACCGGAACCAATGCAATGCCTGTCC
Proteins encoded in this region:
- a CDS encoding M13 family metallopeptidase, which gives rise to MLFINTSARRMTAGILLALSAAGPVAAQKVPAFDNSSIDRNIKPCHDFDGFVNNGWKKNNPIPGTESRWGAGGILDKENKEVRLKGIIQSIAGRTGLAKGTEEQQIADYYASFLDTVTIEKRGITPLAKWIGKINNIKTLADWATVVGELQNMGVSTWAGFSVDADMKDSKVNAVYGGQDGLSLGERSYYERTDESTQNVRKEFVGHVNKMFALAGFPEKDPGQTILAFETKLALLQLTNVQLRDPVKTYNKIAFNELRTLAPEFDWGGFTNVQMIRTDTLVLQNKEYITNGAKLLKSTPLATLKTWTKFQLLSTFAGYLPKKFDDENFRFFATVMTGRKMQRPRIDRAIRSTDGVLGMPLGKLFAKQYFPESSKQKVSEMIENVRTVYGERIDQLTWMSPETKLMAHKKLKAFTYKIGYPDNWKDYSSIDIQRGKLVENIINATQFKHDETIKKIGKPVDKSEWLMTPQTVNAYYNPLNNEVVFPAGILQPPFFNPDADDAINYGGIIAVIGHEFTHGFDDQGSQFDADGNLQNWWTEADRKNFDGLAKRYIEYFGKLEALPGFKINGELTIGENIADLGGLTLAYYALKKSFEGKAEPAPIDGFSWQQRFFLGWGQVWHMNITDAALRNQIQTDPHSPAKFRVNGPMPHLAEFQSAWKCSEGDAMTLPPAQRVVIW
- a CDS encoding alpha-L-fucosidase: MKTDMKKAVMLAAMAMGTMSAAAQQPGELWGKNADAGKSAKTKWFTEAKFGLFLHWGPYSHFGGEIRGKRYYGITEWIMQRDKTPANEYTQLAKGFNPSEFNAEEWVNIAKAAGVKYIVITSKHHDGFAMFDSKYSDFDIVEATPFKRDPLKELAAACKKAGIKLGFYYSQFQDWHEPNGGGNGWDFDNKTKDYASYYRNKSLPQITELLSNYGELGIIWFDTPGNMSKEESAEFMEKVHRLQPNCLVSSRVGNGLGDFKDFGDGEVPPGVVKGAWEAIFTHNDSWGYSSFDQNFKSPREIIRLLAEVASKGGNLMMNIGPDGKGKIPGPSEQYFRETGRWLQKNGEAIYGTTFSPIAEQPWGVMTSRPGKLYLHVLDRPHNGKILVPAFTGKALKARLLDGGKPIGFKQSGEDVWLTLPASLPDARNSVIVLDYSGALEERHAIPLVAGAQYESIALPAERAAVHGSAVVTRFTHSYYFGDWKHAVCAAGMRRPEDSISYRLRFTEPGDYKITLQYAADTSHEKREGVVEMQPDGGAQQDFRFQVLLTGKYDSHKPLLFIDQTIAVVSVKSPGEWSLRIRPDAAGNELFRLKQVKVEPLR
- a CDS encoding LysE family translocator, whose product is MPDVTTLLAFITAAVILLIIPGPAVLYVITRSTEQGTKAGLVSVCGIQAGTLVHAAAASLGVSALLMASAMAFSLLKYLGAAYLVYLGVKKIADARKQTARPEAPPPQPLSAIFWQGMIVNVLNPKCALFFFAFLPQFVRPENGNVALQVLFFGLLFTLLAFLTDGSYALAAGRLGKYMKQNTWYRRLEAYISGIIYISLGLLTVVFQPQATKK
- a CDS encoding NADAR family protein: MLFTTRYDLAWLIAQTQSGAALKYIYFWGNTEKSGELSKACFSQWYNAPFTVDGIGYKTAEHWMMAKKALLFGDTEVFDQIIQSVKPAEAKALGRKVRNYSEATWLQHRYAIVVEGNIHKFGQHPALREFLLNSGDRVIVEASPVDAIWGIGMAQDHQHIADPEQWRGLNLLGFALMEARDFLKQL
- a CDS encoding VOC family protein, with the translated sequence MQKPRKIDAETNVITWFEIPVSDTPRAKKFYETILDIEMRTVQAGDNEELTFFPSDPNVVQATSGRVTGVLTKSPQAKPGETGTLIYLNAYPEIQSVLNRVVPAGGTIVTPRHLIKAGYIAVIRDTEGNRIGLHAEH